AAAATGCCCGCTGTATATACAAATGCTGCAAAAAACTCCTTGCTTGCCTTTCGCTTACTCTTATAGATGTAAAAAAAGTAAAGTCCGCTGAGTAATACCAGTATAAGTCCTAGCTCAATTGTTTTTACGGGTAAAAAAGTAGCATTGATGACTCCTACGATGAAGAGGGAAATGGCAGCGACGGTTAAGGGCAATTTATAGTCATAATGGAAGGCATGCCGTGGGTTCACGGGTCTTGATTTTGCGAGTCGAGCGTCTCTTAAATGATCGAACGTATAGATGAGCCAGATAGCGATACCAAGGCCAATAAGCATATGGTTATTAATATCGACTTGAAAAATCGCCCCAATGAATAAGCACGATATCATTGCCCCAATGGCAATATCGAGGCTCAGGTTTTGAACTATGGCGACAACTTTCTGCATAAAAAAACCCTGACTATTTAGCCAGGGTTCAATATATCTAGATTCGATTAAATCTTCATTATTCTGAAGCCAAGGCCTCAGCACCACCAACAATCTCTAAGATTTCCTTAGTAATTGCTGCCTGACGTGTTCTATTGTAAGTCAGTTTCAACTCCTTCAATAGATCAGCAGCGTTATCAGTAGCTTTACCCATAGCTGTCATTCGCGCACCATGCTCTGATGCATTTGATTCGAGCACAGCCTTGTACATTTGAATCTTCAATGACTTAGGAATAAGCTCCTCAATAATAAAGTCTTTTGACGGCTCATAAATGTAGTCTGTATTAGTGTTAGAAGAACCCTTATCCGTAGCCACTTCCATAATTGGTAGGAACTGCTCAGTTCTTACGATTTGGGTCGCTACATTTTTGAATTCGTTGTACACTAATACAACTTTATCGTATTTACCTGAAGCAAAGCCTTCCATTGCTTCTTCGGCTGCAGTTTTTACAGCGTCGAAAGATAGGTTTCCGAATACATTCCAATGATCTTCATTCACTGGATTTTCTTTCTTCTTAAAGAAGTCGAAAGCTTTTTTACCAATTGGAAGAATTTCAACCTCAGCGTTAGCATACTCTTCATCAGTCAAGGCCGTTCTTACGGCTTTAAAGATATTTGAGTTAAATGCTCCACAAAGACCTCTATCAGAAGTAACTGGGATAAAAAGCACACGCTTTACATCTCTTACTTCTCCGTAGGTATTCATTCCTTCTTCAGCATTACCAGAAGAAACATTGGCTAAAAGGCCACCCAGTTTTTCAGAATAAGGGCGTAACTGGATAATACGGTCTTGTGCTCTTCTCAACTTAGCCGCCGCCACCATTTTCATGGCTTTAGTGATCTGTTGCGTAGAACTAACCGATACAATCCTTTCTTTTACTTCCTTTAAGCTTGCCATAGGCTATTGTTAAGTGGACAATTGTCCAATTCTTAATTAATATTTAGAAGACACTTCACTTGCCACTTGCTTCAACGCTGCAAGCGCTTCATCGCTAAGTTTACCTGCTTTCAGGTCATTTAATGCGTCTGCGTGAGATGCTCTTAGAACAGTTAAGAATT
This is a stretch of genomic DNA from Roseivirga misakiensis. It encodes these proteins:
- the atpG gene encoding ATP synthase F1 subunit gamma yields the protein MASLKEVKERIVSVSSTQQITKAMKMVAAAKLRRAQDRIIQLRPYSEKLGGLLANVSSGNAEEGMNTYGEVRDVKRVLFIPVTSDRGLCGAFNSNIFKAVRTALTDEEYANAEVEILPIGKKAFDFFKKKENPVNEDHWNVFGNLSFDAVKTAAEEAMEGFASGKYDKVVLVYNEFKNVATQIVRTEQFLPIMEVATDKGSSNTNTDYIYEPSKDFIIEELIPKSLKIQMYKAVLESNASEHGARMTAMGKATDNAADLLKELKLTYNRTRQAAITKEILEIVGGAEALASE